In one Mucilaginibacter ginsenosidivorax genomic region, the following are encoded:
- a CDS encoding winged helix-turn-helix domain-containing protein: MKISLEQFDKAFENRIRLQIMSVLVANESYDFNALKELLNLTDGNLASHLKALEKEEYIQVQKSFIGRKPNTKYLASEKGRAAFRLHLLALENLIKQQKL, from the coding sequence GTGAAGATCTCGTTAGAACAATTTGATAAAGCTTTTGAAAACCGGATACGCCTGCAAATTATGAGCGTACTGGTTGCCAATGAAAGTTATGATTTTAATGCACTTAAGGAGTTGCTTAACCTTACCGACGGCAACCTGGCATCGCACCTGAAAGCGCTGGAAAAGGAAGAATACATTCAGGTGCAAAAGAGTTTTATTGGCCGCAAGCCCAATACCAAATACCTTGCATCCGAGAAAGGCCGGGCGGCATTCAGGCTGCACCTGCTTGCCCTCGAAAATTTAATAAAACAGCAAAAGCTGTAA
- a CDS encoding GNAT family N-acetyltransferase, with protein MNLTHQIKLFGQLSVNELYDLLRMRSEVFVVEQNCVFLDQDNKDQQCYHLLLYADGKLAAYSRLVPAGISYPEVSIGRVVTSPASRGTGLGRKIMELAIQSCHELFGPVPIRIGAQTYALAFYQSLGFVSEGEVYDEDGIEHIEMVLEAKLM; from the coding sequence ATGAACTTAACCCATCAAATAAAGCTTTTCGGTCAGCTCAGCGTTAATGAACTATATGATTTGCTCCGCATGCGCAGCGAAGTATTTGTTGTAGAACAGAACTGCGTGTTTTTAGACCAGGATAATAAAGACCAGCAATGCTATCATCTTTTATTGTACGCCGATGGCAAGCTGGCGGCTTATAGCCGCCTGGTACCGGCAGGCATATCCTACCCCGAAGTCTCGATAGGGCGGGTAGTTACATCGCCTGCTTCCCGTGGTACCGGCCTTGGGCGCAAGATTATGGAACTTGCCATTCAAAGCTGCCATGAGCTGTTTGGCCCGGTGCCCATACGCATTGGTGCTCAAACTTATGCACTTGCATTTTACCAATCGCTCGGCTTTGTTTCGGAAGGCGAGGTGTATGACGAAGACGGTATTGAGCATATTGAGATGGTGTTGGAAGCCAAACTTATGTAG
- a CDS encoding S41 family peptidase, which yields MKKKPSFFCFTAAFLLVTGLMLCCPFASPAQDCNCATNFEWMVTTFEKNDAGFQYVVDKKGMDDYQKHNAAFREKVKNITKVVDCQAALYNWLRYFRPGHIGISVPNQPQSANNTKFNADSVRQLYKNTKVVNLTEAQFISVLAKKKNKNPIEGIWTDGRYVIGIIGDSKDAMKYTGFIIKADSIFWMPKQIKVDMILNANKKGFTASYYMQNHSTQPTQANLVAGTNNLLILYNTYWTRLHPENSPTKKESIVTSFSRSQVPFIEKLSDKTVYIRIPSFRADQKRIIDSSLLKYDAMIKSVPNLIIDIRNGTGGSDASYEKIIPYLYTSPIREVGVQLLATELNAAAHEKYAKQYDDTANRNYCLRVAKKMREHPGAFITMSDRIADNDTLKEVLPYPQKVAVICNQNNGSTDEQFLLAAKQSAKVKVFGRPTFGELDISNMNYIDFPDKKFQLGYCMSKSFRIPGFMIDGVGIQPDYFIDESISETDWIDYTQSVIEN from the coding sequence ATGAAAAAAAAGCCCTCATTTTTCTGTTTTACCGCTGCATTTTTATTAGTAACCGGTTTGATGCTTTGCTGTCCGTTTGCATCGCCGGCACAAGATTGCAATTGCGCCACCAATTTTGAGTGGATGGTAACAACCTTCGAGAAGAACGATGCTGGTTTCCAATATGTAGTAGATAAGAAAGGAATGGACGATTATCAAAAGCACAACGCCGCGTTTAGAGAGAAAGTAAAAAACATTACGAAAGTAGTTGACTGCCAGGCCGCGCTGTATAACTGGCTCAGGTATTTCAGGCCAGGGCATATCGGCATCTCGGTTCCAAATCAGCCGCAATCGGCTAACAACACAAAATTTAATGCCGATTCTGTTAGGCAGTTGTACAAGAATACAAAAGTTGTAAACCTCACCGAAGCACAGTTTATTTCAGTTTTAGCAAAGAAAAAAAATAAGAACCCCATTGAAGGCATCTGGACAGACGGGCGGTACGTGATAGGTATAATTGGCGATAGCAAAGACGCTATGAAATATACAGGCTTTATCATTAAAGCCGACAGTATTTTCTGGATGCCCAAACAAATAAAAGTTGACATGATACTAAATGCCAATAAAAAAGGATTCACTGCCAGCTACTATATGCAAAACCATTCAACGCAGCCAACCCAGGCCAACCTTGTAGCCGGAACCAATAATTTACTGATATTGTATAACACCTACTGGACCAGGCTACATCCTGAAAATTCGCCCACAAAAAAGGAATCGATAGTAACATCCTTTTCAAGATCGCAGGTACCATTCATCGAAAAGCTGAGCGATAAAACCGTGTACATCCGTATTCCCTCGTTCCGGGCCGATCAAAAACGGATCATCGATAGCTCTTTGTTGAAATATGATGCCATGATCAAATCCGTGCCTAATCTTATCATCGATATCAGGAATGGTACAGGTGGCTCAGATGCTTCTTATGAAAAGATCATCCCATATCTTTATACATCGCCAATAAGGGAGGTTGGCGTGCAATTGCTGGCAACGGAACTGAACGCCGCAGCACACGAAAAATATGCAAAGCAGTACGATGATACAGCCAACAGGAACTACTGTTTACGCGTTGCCAAAAAGATGCGCGAGCATCCGGGAGCTTTCATAACCATGTCTGATCGTATAGCCGATAATGACACCCTGAAAGAAGTTTTGCCATATCCTCAAAAAGTGGCGGTTATTTGTAATCAGAACAACGGCAGCACTGACGAACAATTCCTGCTGGCGGCAAAACAAAGCGCCAAAGTAAAAGTATTTGGCCGCCCGACATTTGGTGAGCTGGATATTTCGAATATGAATTATATCGATTTCCCCGATAAAAAATTTCAGTTGGGTTATTGCATGAGTAAAAGTTTCCGGATTCCCGGCTTTATGATAGATGGTGTAGGTATTCAGCCAGATTATTTTATCGACGAGTCCATTAGCGAAACCGACTGGATCGACTACACACAGTCGGTGATAGAAAATTAA